In Undibacterium sp. KW1, one DNA window encodes the following:
- a CDS encoding FAD-dependent monooxygenase, with protein sequence MSSKSILISGAGIGGLCAAWWLSRSGYAVTIVEQSATLRDEGYMLSVSGAGLRVMEEMGLLVQLRQAGLSMDRHLYLDVRGNTIMQFNHGKLMAQLDHQTVLRNDLANILHQSLNDTANLQLGTRISSLQQDEQGVDVRLSNGQAGRFDYVIGADGFRSTTRRLAFGPDTEFCQHLGMHAAAYWLDAGTQLEEDMVAIAEPRRMSMYYRLGSKGITALHIWKSDLDTAATQEARKDQLLAQFAGSHARVTDAITNLPATRSIYMDALMQVHMSEWSRGRVVLLGDAAHCLSLANGQGASMALAGACCLAQELAADSSPAALQRYQQRMSPGLHALQVRGRKAASLYLPDSAWSFRMRNWIMGAMPKSMLLNYFLKSAREEIHLADHIQLRQLSKQAA encoded by the coding sequence ATGAGTAGTAAAAGTATCTTGATATCCGGTGCAGGTATTGGTGGCCTTTGTGCAGCATGGTGGCTAAGTCGCAGCGGCTATGCAGTCACTATTGTTGAACAGTCAGCTACTTTGCGCGATGAAGGTTATATGCTCAGTGTGTCTGGTGCAGGCTTGCGGGTGATGGAGGAGATGGGCTTGCTAGTGCAACTCCGCCAGGCAGGATTGTCCATGGACCGTCATCTCTACCTGGATGTTCGCGGGAACACCATCATGCAATTTAATCACGGCAAGCTGATGGCGCAACTCGACCATCAAACGGTTTTGCGCAATGATCTTGCCAACATCTTGCATCAAAGCCTGAACGATACAGCGAACTTGCAATTGGGGACAAGAATTTCCTCTCTACAGCAAGATGAGCAGGGTGTAGATGTACGGCTCAGCAACGGTCAAGCCGGACGCTTTGACTATGTGATTGGCGCTGATGGTTTTCGTTCAACGACGCGGCGGCTGGCATTTGGACCAGATACTGAATTTTGCCAGCATCTGGGCATGCATGCAGCAGCTTACTGGCTGGATGCTGGCACGCAATTGGAAGAAGATATGGTTGCCATTGCCGAGCCACGCCGCATGAGCATGTACTACCGGCTTGGCAGCAAAGGCATCACAGCGTTGCACATCTGGAAATCCGATCTGGACACCGCAGCGACGCAAGAGGCTCGCAAAGATCAGTTGTTAGCTCAATTTGCTGGCAGTCATGCCCGTGTTACAGATGCTATTACCAATTTACCTGCTACACGCTCCATCTACATGGATGCGCTGATGCAGGTGCACATGTCTGAATGGAGTCGTGGCAGGGTGGTCTTGCTGGGGGACGCTGCACATTGCCTGAGTTTGGCAAACGGGCAGGGTGCCAGCATGGCACTGGCAGGGGCTTGCTGCCTGGCGCAAGAATTGGCGGCAGATTCCAGTCCGGCGGCCTTGCAGCGCTACCAACAACGTATGTCACCCGGCTTACATGCTTTGCAAGTCCGTGGGCGCAAGGCAGCCAGCTTGTATTTGCCTGACAGTGCATGGTCTTTCCGGATGCGCAACTGGATCATGGGCGCCATGCCCAAGTCCATGCTGCTCAATTATTTTCTCAAAAGTGCGCGAGAAGAAATTCACCTAGCAGACCATATTCAACTACGACAGCTAAGCAAGCAGGCAGCATAA
- a CDS encoding thioesterase domain-containing protein, giving the protein MTEVKLQAQEAAGLTRLVYARLNDLVTALDAGQRFEFMNRGYAEAGSKQSAGDMQERLLWEIIGDTALDGCHILDAGCGRGGTLAAIARKQTSASLTGIDLSPEQIDACRSRFGRLKVRWQVADAASLPQVAGSHDVILAIELLKELHTPSAFVLSAARLLKTGGCLLIADLLNEDAWKTLSRQLLEGGFRLDSCRDLSAGVLAAANVRQMQYQENGGNGDAATNEENFLRTVLSEELAAQQTALATASLRYKALRLIRDGRPVNENLPHWQLPVPTAIARVTETSAFAAPAAVGEVFPYGMPCDDTRLPVFAFPFAGGGASVFRGWHQTLANDMQFCPVQLPGREGFLMESPLQSMDLWVAWVMTQIRPQLDAMGDERPFALFGHCLGGLLAYELALALTEAGRPPAALWLTATNPPHLPLSSMLINLLQIAPFDHADLAIVLKVLGGTPPDVLAAPAMMRAVQKTMQADFAVGARYQRFEKRRLPCPVHTIAGTRDKLVTPSHMRGWQAYSATPVAGMSIDAEHFFLRESRTEVQAMLRTQAAAIAGKAGNIV; this is encoded by the coding sequence ATGACGGAGGTCAAATTGCAAGCACAAGAGGCGGCGGGCTTGACTCGTCTTGTATATGCACGCCTGAACGACCTGGTGACGGCACTGGATGCTGGGCAGCGTTTTGAATTCATGAATCGCGGCTATGCGGAAGCGGGAAGCAAACAGTCTGCAGGAGATATGCAGGAACGCCTGTTGTGGGAGATTATCGGTGACACGGCTCTGGATGGTTGTCATATTCTTGACGCGGGCTGTGGCCGTGGTGGCACGCTGGCGGCAATTGCACGCAAACAGACATCTGCCAGTTTGACTGGCATTGATTTGTCACCTGAACAGATCGATGCCTGCCGCAGCCGTTTTGGGAGATTGAAAGTACGCTGGCAGGTAGCTGATGCAGCCAGTTTGCCTCAGGTGGCTGGGAGTCATGACGTGATACTGGCTATAGAGTTGCTCAAGGAATTGCATACACCATCTGCATTCGTGCTTAGTGCAGCGCGCTTACTGAAGACGGGCGGCTGTCTGTTGATTGCAGATTTGCTCAACGAGGATGCTTGGAAAACGTTGAGCAGGCAACTTCTTGAAGGTGGTTTCAGGCTGGATTCCTGTCGTGATCTTAGCGCAGGCGTATTGGCTGCTGCCAACGTCAGACAGATGCAGTATCAAGAAAATGGTGGTAATGGCGATGCCGCCACCAATGAAGAAAATTTTCTAAGAACCGTACTCAGTGAAGAGCTCGCAGCGCAGCAGACAGCACTGGCAACGGCCAGTTTGCGCTATAAGGCTCTGCGTCTTATCCGTGATGGCAGACCAGTCAATGAAAACCTGCCACATTGGCAGCTTCCCGTGCCAACAGCAATCGCCCGGGTAACAGAAACATCTGCTTTTGCTGCACCAGCAGCCGTTGGCGAGGTTTTTCCTTATGGTATGCCCTGCGATGATACGCGTTTGCCTGTCTTTGCTTTTCCTTTCGCGGGAGGTGGTGCCTCGGTTTTTCGAGGCTGGCATCAAACGCTGGCGAACGACATGCAATTTTGCCCAGTACAGTTGCCCGGCCGCGAAGGATTTTTGATGGAAAGTCCTTTGCAATCAATGGACCTCTGGGTAGCTTGGGTCATGACACAAATTCGGCCACAACTTGATGCCATGGGCGATGAGCGTCCATTTGCTTTGTTCGGCCATTGTCTAGGTGGCCTGCTGGCATACGAGCTGGCACTGGCTTTGACCGAGGCTGGCAGGCCACCAGCAGCCCTATGGTTGACCGCAACCAATCCGCCGCATCTGCCATTGTCATCCATGCTCATCAATTTATTGCAGATCGCTCCTTTCGATCATGCTGACTTGGCGATTGTGCTCAAGGTGTTGGGCGGTACGCCGCCAGATGTACTGGCAGCACCAGCCATGATGCGCGCGGTGCAAAAGACCATGCAGGCGGATTTCGCTGTCGGCGCGCGCTACCAGCGTTTTGAGAAACGACGTCTACCTTGCCCTGTACATACCATAGCAGGCACGCGTGACAAACTTGTCACACCATCGCATATGCGGGGCTGGCAAGCCTACAGCGCGACACCAGTTGCAGGCATGAGCATAGACGCTGAACATTTTTTTCTGCGCGAGTCTCGTACAGAAGTGCAGGCCATGCTACGCACGCAAGCTGCGGCAATAGCAGGGAAAGCAGGAAATATCGTATGA
- a CDS encoding MFS transporter, with the protein MMKKIGAPMAAGSLLTVLGGLYATQGLLSGLVHEGLPVLLRARGIGLDKIGLLSLLFLPSALKFLWASRIDRMTGGQPEQSLRWASNFQLFLLCGVLVLTLLPLESALSGIMLLLLVLMVASVTQDIVTDGMAVQALAVTQRSLGNSMQIGGSYLGYILGGGVLVTVVGYVGWETGIRCLAALVALCGLPALWLRRRRLSPAAPVIKTTPSLRAAWCRPTIRWGMATIISCQASLRWFSTIMLTYLVDRGFAVVEIGILSGVGVAIAGVVGALLGGLLLKRYQRRSMLKASLVAYLALQLVYLLIESQAWHTKPLLAGVFLLFCTTMSLGFVVLYTIMMDWASPAQAGTDYSLLQCTDAFCALVFGLSAGWVTSRLGYGATFIITSGLAFAGLLLAPRLYARALANGEAEVVAEDPVLSALAEVRS; encoded by the coding sequence ATGATGAAAAAAATTGGCGCACCCATGGCTGCGGGCAGCCTGCTTACTGTACTGGGTGGTTTGTATGCTACCCAGGGATTGTTGAGTGGGCTGGTGCATGAAGGTTTGCCTGTGCTCTTGCGGGCGCGTGGCATAGGCCTGGACAAGATAGGTTTGCTGTCGTTGTTGTTTTTGCCGAGCGCCTTGAAATTTTTATGGGCCTCACGCATAGACCGCATGACAGGTGGTCAGCCTGAACAAAGCTTGCGCTGGGCAAGTAATTTCCAGTTATTCCTGCTGTGTGGTGTGCTGGTGTTGACTTTGCTGCCGCTAGAATCCGCGCTGTCAGGCATCATGCTTTTGTTGCTGGTGTTGATGGTGGCATCGGTCACACAAGATATAGTCACCGACGGCATGGCAGTGCAAGCATTGGCTGTTACCCAGCGCAGCCTGGGAAATAGCATGCAAATTGGTGGCAGCTATCTTGGCTATATCCTGGGTGGTGGTGTGCTGGTGACTGTGGTTGGCTACGTTGGTTGGGAAACCGGAATACGCTGTCTTGCTGCACTAGTTGCTTTATGCGGTTTGCCCGCACTATGGCTACGCAGACGACGTTTATCACCAGCGGCACCTGTCATTAAGACTACGCCCAGCCTTAGAGCAGCCTGGTGCCGCCCAACCATACGCTGGGGAATGGCAACCATCATCAGTTGCCAGGCGTCTTTGCGGTGGTTCAGTACCATCATGCTGACTTATCTGGTGGACCGTGGCTTTGCGGTGGTCGAGATCGGCATCTTGTCCGGTGTAGGTGTGGCTATCGCTGGTGTGGTCGGTGCCTTGCTCGGTGGCTTGCTGCTCAAACGTTATCAACGCCGCAGTATGTTGAAGGCCAGCCTGGTAGCATATTTGGCGCTGCAGCTTGTCTACCTGCTTATCGAAAGTCAGGCATGGCATACGAAACCCTTGCTGGCTGGCGTGTTTCTGCTGTTTTGCACGACGATGTCGCTAGGTTTCGTGGTCTTGTACACAATTATGATGGACTGGGCATCACCAGCGCAGGCCGGTACTGATTATTCTTTGCTGCAATGTACCGACGCATTTTGTGCATTGGTATTTGGTCTGAGTGCTGGCTGGGTCACTTCGAGGCTGGGCTATGGTGCGACTTTCATCATCACCAGTGGTCTGGCATTTGCGGGTTTACTGCTGGCCCCTCGTCTATATGCTAGAGCCTTAGCCAATGGAGAAGCTGAGGTAGTAGCAGAAGATCCGGTACTGTCGGCTCTGGCAGAGGTCAGGTCATGA
- a CDS encoding TonB-dependent receptor: MKLSYLRSVLLASGALGASSLMSGAMAQQREDYVLPELVVTSTKLDATGLTPDVASSVATAARLSAAGIVRTDELGKMFPELTVMPRSTRVYSLFSMRGAPSIDFYNPAVTVYVDGIPQDMSYFSQPLAGVAQIELLKGPQGSLYGRSAQAGVINIVTSKPNNNSKANLTLDLSNMTRRLDVMASGALIKDSLYGDINVYADEYPGRLRANGAAKVADDLGSSREVLGRARLRWAPTGGNLDALLTLSRDRYSAHDEYFQSFPLKDRRAIASTPFDFAEPMLTRTVSQVGLAVDYFILDWKLTSSSSYQDRKFDRVITTGNADPENQKTYYQELRLATSGGKRAVDGVFGLYYEKQDFERLRGVAVATVPAFLFPGPSKSATTITSMAIFGEAVWHINERLDLTGGLRYSVDKADIDFRRTGPAGLSFVADKRFSHISPKLALGYQLTPEWRVYGLISEGYKAGGYNRVAENTVGGIPYEAETIRNLEAGFKADLMGHRLQLDGTIFHSNTRDLQAPVQSGPFQMLTNVGDAKTNGLEINAAFAATPDFSVRGGASWTHSTIENFHAPVGNVDLNGKRVPYVAPVSLRAGMEYRFQLAGAGTLRWNTGLTYSGDLWFDTANTLRQPTYTLIDTSLNWEINKRLNLTAYVDNAGDRIVPNYAFSFGPLGNFGQYNRGRTVGLRLQAQL; encoded by the coding sequence ATGAAGTTGAGTTATTTGCGTAGTGTTTTACTCGCCAGCGGTGCACTGGGTGCTAGCAGTTTGATGAGCGGGGCAATGGCGCAGCAGCGCGAAGATTATGTGTTGCCAGAACTGGTGGTTACTTCCACCAAACTTGATGCGACCGGGCTGACACCGGATGTTGCCAGTTCAGTTGCCACTGCAGCGCGCCTTAGTGCCGCTGGTATCGTGCGTACTGATGAGCTGGGCAAAATGTTTCCTGAGCTGACAGTTATGCCGCGCAGTACCCGGGTTTACTCGCTTTTCAGCATGCGTGGAGCTCCCTCCATTGATTTTTATAATCCTGCGGTAACAGTCTATGTCGATGGCATACCCCAAGATATGTCTTATTTTAGCCAGCCCCTGGCTGGTGTTGCGCAAATTGAATTATTAAAAGGGCCACAAGGCAGCCTGTATGGACGTTCTGCACAGGCTGGCGTCATCAATATTGTCACCAGCAAACCGAACAACAACAGCAAAGCAAATTTGACTCTGGATCTCAGCAATATGACACGCAGACTTGATGTCATGGCCAGTGGTGCCTTGATCAAAGACAGTCTGTATGGTGACATCAATGTTTATGCCGACGAATATCCAGGTCGCTTACGTGCCAATGGTGCTGCTAAAGTTGCTGATGATTTGGGTTCTAGCCGCGAAGTTTTGGGACGGGCGCGTTTGCGCTGGGCACCAACGGGTGGCAATCTGGATGCCTTGCTGACATTGAGCCGGGATCGTTACAGCGCACATGATGAGTACTTCCAGTCTTTCCCATTGAAAGACCGTCGGGCAATCGCTAGCACGCCATTTGATTTTGCCGAACCAATGCTGACCCGCACGGTCAGCCAGGTCGGGCTTGCTGTTGACTATTTCATACTTGACTGGAAGCTGACATCTAGTAGTTCCTATCAGGACAGGAAATTCGATCGCGTCATCACCACAGGTAATGCTGACCCGGAAAATCAGAAGACCTATTACCAGGAATTGCGCCTTGCAACCAGCGGTGGGAAACGCGCTGTAGATGGGGTGTTTGGTCTGTATTATGAAAAGCAGGACTTTGAACGTCTACGTGGTGTGGCAGTGGCAACAGTGCCTGCCTTCCTGTTCCCGGGTCCAAGTAAAAGTGCAACGACCATCACATCCATGGCGATCTTTGGTGAAGCAGTCTGGCATATTAATGAACGCCTGGATTTGACGGGTGGCTTGCGCTACAGCGTAGATAAAGCAGATATTGATTTTAGACGCACAGGTCCTGCGGGCCTGTCTTTTGTGGCGGACAAGCGCTTCAGTCATATCAGTCCCAAGCTGGCACTGGGATATCAATTAACGCCTGAATGGCGTGTATATGGCTTGATAAGCGAAGGCTACAAAGCTGGAGGTTATAACCGTGTTGCAGAAAACACAGTGGGTGGCATTCCTTACGAAGCAGAAACCATACGAAACCTGGAAGCAGGTTTCAAGGCTGACCTGATGGGCCATCGTTTGCAACTGGATGGCACGATTTTTCATAGCAATACCCGCGACTTGCAGGCACCAGTGCAATCTGGTCCATTCCAGATGCTGACCAATGTCGGTGATGCCAAAACCAATGGTCTGGAAATCAATGCCGCCTTCGCTGCCACACCAGACTTCAGTGTGCGAGGTGGTGCCAGTTGGACGCATAGCACCATAGAAAACTTCCACGCGCCAGTTGGCAACGTAGATTTGAATGGCAAACGTGTGCCCTATGTTGCTCCCGTCAGTTTGCGGGCAGGCATGGAGTATCGCTTCCAGTTGGCTGGTGCAGGCACGCTGCGCTGGAACACCGGTCTGACTTATTCAGGTGACCTGTGGTTCGATACCGCCAATACCCTGCGTCAGCCGACTTATACACTTATTGATACTTCGCTTAACTGGGAAATCAACAAGCGGCTTAACCTTACTGCCTATGTCGACAATGCTGGTGACCGTATCGTTCCTAACTATGCGTTTTCGTTCGGCCCTCTCGGCAATTTTGGACAATACAATCGTGGGCGCACGGTTGGCTTACGCCTACAAGCGCAATTATGA
- a CDS encoding beta-ketoacyl synthase N-terminal-like domain-containing protein → MTNTPAISLSQHPTLVDWIEHHALHQPDAEALCFIGQRAVGTDINDDVRLTYSALSERVKCCAASLQQCTNPGDSALILFPSGIDYVVSLLACFYAGVTGVPVNLPGAARVRRVLPKLGDITRDCRPTLVISNQQVTDASGSDLQAFANEHGLRLLQLEDLQEESSQIWQRPALNGTALAFLQYTSGSTGQPKGVVNRHGPMLHNLEFLGRLTAVNTRPATNTVIASWLPLFHDLGLIMGILLPLAYGGRAVYMAPMAFAADPLRWLELATRERATALPCPSFALRLCADEAKTAPHRLATIDLASVTCLMPAAEPVLPTQIKSFYATFAEQGLRRTAIKPAYGLAEATLLVTAHVDDHDPYFIDVDKAKLERGQAVVSPALEENADTDMRRYTSNGNDFGGQDVRIVNPETHAAMAEDQVGEIWINGPAVAGGYWNKPELNRDIFGACIASISINEEDSKPYLRTGDMGFMHEGHLFVTGRLKDMLLFRGQCHYPNDIEVTSGRSHEATVPESGAAFSVTQGDEQTEHLVIVQEVTKRADVDYQQIINTIRTAVAEEHQLSSHAVVLIRKGTLPRTTSGKVRRAAVRQSYLDSSLPVLHQHVIKAHQVSETSGDTGLLDKLRPLSLVQRHQHLRNWLANEAAAILGTVTARTIHPDTSLFNYGLDSMSAARLVANAAKSLGIKLPDNVIFDHPSLTELAVHLQTAVINQARLPLATDNKSTVSSAPDIDTEKASHASVDKEAIAVIGMAFRLPGQDGQDANSDEAFWEMLEQGGCAIRPAPSERFRTREDIPGFGAYLNQVDQFDAAFFGMSPREAMNTDPQQRLLLEVAWHALEDAGQRPSVLRGSDTGVFVGIGTGDYGHLPFISGEPSHFDAYWGTGTSFAAACGRLSFSFGWEGPSMAVDTACSASHSALHLAVQSLRARESGLSLAAGVKLQLLPEVDLVLHKAGMLAPDGRCKTLDARADGYVRGEGCVVLVLKRLSDALADGDAIRAVIRDTTVRQDGAGSSLSAPNGAAQQRLLTLALKKAGLTPADIDYIELHGTGTRLGDPIEYQSVADVFRGRDLDDPLWLGSVKTNIGHLEAAAGAAGLVKTILAIEHGKLPPAVELHEVNPLINLDLIPARVPEQTINWPKRQVLRRAE, encoded by the coding sequence ATGACCAATACACCTGCCATCTCTTTGAGCCAGCACCCGACTCTGGTTGACTGGATAGAACATCATGCACTGCACCAGCCCGATGCCGAAGCCCTATGCTTTATCGGCCAGCGCGCGGTAGGCACAGATATCAATGATGATGTGCGCCTGACTTATTCTGCCTTGTCAGAACGCGTAAAGTGTTGCGCCGCCAGCCTGCAGCAATGCACAAATCCGGGTGACAGTGCGCTGATCCTCTTTCCATCAGGCATAGATTATGTAGTCTCCTTGCTGGCCTGTTTTTATGCAGGAGTCACTGGTGTGCCAGTTAATTTACCGGGTGCTGCCAGAGTTAGACGCGTGCTGCCAAAGCTGGGCGACATTACACGTGATTGCAGGCCAACCCTGGTCATCAGCAACCAGCAAGTTACTGATGCAAGTGGCAGCGACCTGCAAGCTTTTGCCAATGAACATGGTTTGCGTTTGCTGCAACTGGAGGATTTACAGGAAGAAAGTTCCCAGATCTGGCAACGTCCGGCATTGAATGGCACGGCACTGGCCTTCCTGCAGTACACCTCAGGTTCGACTGGTCAGCCTAAAGGGGTAGTCAACCGTCACGGCCCCATGCTGCACAATCTAGAATTTTTGGGACGACTGACCGCAGTCAACACCCGTCCAGCCACTAATACAGTCATTGCCAGCTGGTTGCCACTGTTCCACGATCTGGGTTTGATCATGGGCATATTGCTGCCGCTTGCCTATGGGGGCCGGGCTGTCTATATGGCACCGATGGCCTTTGCTGCCGACCCTTTGCGCTGGTTGGAACTAGCAACGCGTGAGCGCGCCACTGCTCTACCATGCCCTTCATTCGCTTTGCGCCTGTGTGCTGATGAAGCTAAAACAGCGCCACACAGACTGGCTACCATCGACTTGGCATCTGTAACTTGCCTGATGCCTGCGGCCGAACCTGTATTGCCCACTCAGATAAAAAGCTTTTATGCCACATTTGCTGAGCAAGGCTTGCGCCGCACAGCCATCAAACCAGCTTATGGTCTGGCGGAAGCGACCTTACTGGTGACGGCTCATGTTGACGACCATGATCCATATTTCATTGATGTGGACAAAGCGAAACTGGAACGAGGGCAAGCTGTCGTCAGTCCAGCCCTCGAGGAAAACGCCGACACAGACATGCGACGCTATACCAGCAATGGCAATGATTTTGGTGGCCAGGATGTGCGCATCGTCAACCCCGAAACCCATGCGGCAATGGCTGAAGACCAGGTTGGAGAAATCTGGATCAATGGCCCCGCCGTTGCTGGCGGTTACTGGAACAAACCTGAACTGAATCGCGATATCTTTGGGGCATGCATAGCCAGCATCAGTATCAATGAAGAAGACAGCAAGCCCTACCTGCGTACTGGTGACATGGGCTTCATGCATGAGGGGCATTTATTTGTCACCGGCCGGCTCAAGGACATGCTGCTGTTTCGCGGACAGTGCCATTATCCGAACGATATAGAAGTCACCAGTGGCCGCAGTCATGAGGCCACAGTTCCGGAAAGCGGTGCGGCATTCTCAGTCACTCAGGGTGACGAACAAACAGAGCACCTGGTCATTGTGCAGGAGGTCACGAAGCGGGCTGATGTCGACTACCAGCAAATAATCAACACCATCCGCACAGCAGTAGCGGAAGAACATCAACTGAGCAGCCATGCAGTCGTATTGATACGCAAAGGCACTTTGCCGCGCACAACCAGTGGCAAGGTAAGGCGTGCTGCTGTGCGTCAGTCTTATCTTGATAGTAGCTTACCAGTCCTGCATCAACATGTGATAAAGGCTCATCAAGTATCAGAAACATCTGGTGACACAGGTTTGCTGGATAAGTTGCGCCCGCTGTCATTGGTGCAACGTCATCAGCACTTGCGCAACTGGCTGGCAAACGAAGCTGCTGCCATACTGGGTACGGTCACAGCAAGAACAATACATCCTGACACGAGCCTGTTCAATTATGGACTGGATTCTATGTCGGCAGCGCGCCTGGTCGCAAACGCGGCAAAATCCCTCGGCATAAAATTGCCTGACAACGTGATATTCGATCACCCCAGTCTGACTGAACTGGCAGTGCACCTGCAGACTGCCGTGATAAATCAGGCACGCTTGCCACTCGCTACCGATAACAAGTCTACTGTTTCTTCCGCTCCGGATATTGATACAGAAAAAGCATCTCACGCTTCGGTAGACAAAGAAGCCATCGCCGTCATTGGCATGGCATTTCGCCTGCCTGGCCAGGATGGGCAAGATGCCAACAGCGATGAAGCATTCTGGGAAATGCTGGAACAAGGCGGCTGTGCCATACGCCCTGCGCCGTCAGAACGTTTCCGCACCCGTGAAGATATACCCGGTTTCGGTGCTTACCTGAATCAGGTAGATCAGTTTGACGCCGCTTTTTTTGGCATGTCACCGCGTGAAGCAATGAACACAGATCCCCAGCAGCGCCTGCTACTTGAAGTGGCCTGGCATGCGCTGGAAGATGCAGGTCAGCGCCCTTCTGTCTTGCGCGGCAGCGACACTGGTGTGTTTGTTGGCATAGGTACAGGTGACTATGGTCACCTGCCTTTCATCAGTGGAGAACCATCGCACTTCGATGCTTATTGGGGCACAGGCACTTCGTTTGCTGCTGCCTGCGGCCGCCTGTCTTTTAGTTTTGGCTGGGAAGGTCCTTCCATGGCAGTAGATACTGCCTGCTCGGCTTCACATAGTGCCTTGCATCTGGCAGTACAAAGCTTGCGGGCGCGTGAATCTGGTTTATCACTCGCTGCTGGCGTTAAATTGCAGCTATTGCCTGAAGTTGATCTGGTATTGCACAAGGCGGGCATGCTGGCCCCTGATGGACGTTGCAAGACGCTGGATGCACGCGCCGACGGTTATGTGCGGGGCGAAGGATGTGTGGTGCTGGTACTGAAACGCTTGTCCGATGCACTTGCCGATGGTGATGCCATACGTGCCGTCATCCGCGACACGACGGTACGTCAGGACGGCGCAGGTAGCAGCCTGTCAGCACCGAATGGAGCTGCCCAGCAACGCCTGTTGACTCTGGCGCTTAAAAAGGCCGGACTGACACCCGCCGATATCGATTACATAGAATTGCATGGCACAGGCACCCGTCTGGGTGACCCGATTGAATATCAATCCGTCGCTGATGTTTTCCGCGGACGAGACCTTGACGACCCTTTATGGCTGGGGTCAGTCAAGACCAATATTGGTCACCTGGAAGCTGCCGCCGGTGCCGCAGGCCTGGTAAAGACCATACTCGCCATCGA